One window from the genome of Candidatus Eisenbacteria bacterium encodes:
- a CDS encoding type IV pilus twitching motility protein PilT has protein sequence MADLTLRQLLEDMVQRKASDLHITAGVPPELRIDGAITATEYEVLSPEKCAALAYSVLSDEQRKRFETTKELDFSFGVKGLSRFRANTFLQRGVVSMAIRQIPYEILAMDKLGLPPVVREFTNRQKGMILVTGPTGSGKSTTLAAMLDKINATRQSHIMTIEDPIEYIHHHKKCIVNQREIGADTASFPTALKYVLRQDPDIILIGEMRDLETIEAALTIAETGHLVFATLHTNSTYEAVNRIVDVFPADQQKQILTQLAFTLEGVMTQQLVPRSRGAGRIMCAEVLVCTPAIKAVIREGKIHQIYSLMQAGQKFGMQTMNQALLQAVLDKHLTAEDAIDRSTDRVELEGMLQKVLRAAA, from the coding sequence ATGGCGGACCTGACCCTCCGGCAACTGCTGGAAGACATGGTGCAGCGCAAGGCCTCCGACCTGCACATCACGGCGGGCGTGCCGCCGGAACTGCGCATTGACGGTGCCATCACCGCGACCGAGTACGAGGTGCTGTCGCCCGAGAAGTGCGCGGCGCTGGCCTACAGCGTGCTGTCGGACGAGCAGCGCAAGCGCTTCGAAACCACCAAGGAGCTGGACTTCTCCTTCGGCGTCAAGGGGCTGTCGCGCTTCCGCGCGAACACCTTCCTTCAGCGCGGCGTCGTGTCCATGGCGATCCGGCAGATTCCGTACGAGATCCTGGCGATGGACAAGCTCGGCCTGCCGCCGGTCGTCCGCGAGTTCACGAACCGTCAGAAGGGCATGATCCTGGTGACCGGTCCGACCGGGAGCGGCAAGTCCACGACTCTGGCGGCGATGCTCGACAAGATCAACGCCACGCGCCAGAGCCACATCATGACGATCGAGGACCCGATCGAGTACATCCACCACCACAAGAAGTGCATCGTCAACCAGCGCGAGATCGGCGCCGACACGGCGTCGTTCCCGACCGCGCTCAAGTACGTGCTGCGCCAGGACCCCGACATCATCCTGATCGGTGAAATGCGCGACCTCGAGACCATCGAGGCGGCGCTGACCATCGCCGAGACCGGCCACCTGGTGTTCGCGACCTTGCACACGAACTCCACCTACGAGGCGGTCAACCGCATCGTGGACGTGTTCCCGGCCGACCAGCAGAAGCAGATCCTCACGCAGCTCGCGTTCACGCTCGAAGGCGTGATGACGCAGCAGCTCGTGCCGCGCAGCCGCGGCGCCGGCCGGATCATGTGCGCCGAGGTGCTGGTGTGCACGCCGGCGATCAAGGCCGTCATTCGCGAGGGCAAGATCCACCAGATCTACAGCCTCATGCAGGCGGGACAAAAGTTCGGAATGCAGACCATGAATCAGGCGCTGCTTCAGGCCGTGCTGGACAAGCACCTCACGGCCGAGGACGCCATTGATCGCAGCACGGACCGCGTGGAGCTGGAGGGCATGCTCCAGAAGGTCCTTCGGGCGGCAGCCTAG